A single region of the Eleginops maclovinus isolate JMC-PN-2008 ecotype Puerto Natales chromosome 16, JC_Emac_rtc_rv5, whole genome shotgun sequence genome encodes:
- the LOC134877453 gene encoding deoxyribonuclease-1-like — MRRLCALGLFLALLHVSSCLLIGAFNIQKFGNKKSQDADVMKIISMIVHRYDIILIQEVLDSDQKVIQRLMNEVNAVSPQYNFIASAPLGRSIYKERYLYLYKHNTVSVVFNLQNMATVFARPPFVVKFSSIQSEFSLIPIHTCPNCAVGEIDALVDVAVAAGYFSNNDIMLLGDFNAGGSYVKSNDWSYIRLRSNYFHWLIGDNVDTMVSRTGQAHDRIVVTPTLNSRVVTGSARVFNFQAQYGLTLAQAEAVSDHFPVEVQLS; from the exons ATGCGTCGGCTGTGTGCTCTGGGTCTCTTCTTGGCCCTGTTGCATGTGTCCAGCTGTCTGCTGATTGGAGCGTTCAACATCCAAAAGTTTGGGAACAAGAAATCCCAGGACGCGGATGTGATGAAGATCATCAGCATG ATTGTCCACCGCTACGACATCATTCTGATCCAGGAGGTCCTCGACAGCGATCAGAAAGTAATCCAAAGACTCATGAACGAAGTTAACGC AGTTTCTCCTCAGTACAACTTCATCGCCAGTGCTCCCCTGGGACGCAGCATCTACAAGGAGAGATACCTCTACCTCTACAA GCACAACACGGTGTCTGTGGTTTTCAATCTCCAAAACATGGCCACTGTTTTCGCCAGACCGCCCTTCGTTGTCAAGTTTTCCTCCATACAGAGCG AATTTAGTCTGATCCCCATCCACACCTGTCCAAACTGCGCTGTTGGAGAAATTGATGCCCTTGTTGACGTGGCGGTTGCTGCCGGATATTTTAGCAACAAT gaCATCATGCTGCTTGGCGACTTCAACGCCGGCGGCTCTTATGTAAAAAGCAATGACTGGAGCTATATCCGCCTCCGAAGCAACTACTTCCACTGGCTGATCGGTGACAATGTTGACACTATGGTGTCAAGGACTGGACAAGCTCACgacag gatTGTCGTCACCCCTACCCTGAACAGCAGAGTGGTGACAGGCAGCGCTCGCGTCTTTAACTTCCAGGCTCAATATGGCCTTACCCTGGCTCAG GCGGAGGCCGTCAGTGACCATTTCCCTGTGGAGGTGCAGCTATCATGA
- the LOC134877452 gene encoding deoxyribonuclease-1-like, protein MRRLCALGLFLALLHVSSCLLIGAFNIQKFGDKKSQDADVMKIISTIVHRYDIILIQEVLDSDQKVIQRLMNEVNAVSPQYSFITSAPLGPTVYKERYLYLYKQSTVSVVTSFQYTDMTKFNRPPFAVKFASITTAVEYVLIPQHTRPKSAVAEVDALYDVAKDVLTLMGTNNVMLLGDFNAGSCYIPKAKWPLIRLFTDKSYHWLIANSVDTTVSRSGNAYDRIVVTTTLNSRVVTGSADVFNFQAQYGLTLAQTKAVSDHFPVEVQLS, encoded by the exons ATGCGTCGGCTGTGTGCTCTGGGTCTCTTCTTGGCCCTGCTGCATGTGTCCAGCTGTCTGCTGATTGGAGCGTTCAACATCCAAAAGTTTGGGGACAAGAAATCCCAGGACGCGGATGTGATGAAGATCATCAGCACG ATTGTCCACCGCTACGACATCATTCTGATCCAGGAGGTCCTCGACAGCGATCAGAAAGTAATCCAAAGACTCATGAACGAAGTTAACGC AGTTTCTCCTCAGTACAGCTTCATCACCAGTGCTCCCCTGGGTCCCACCGTCTATAAGGAGAGATACCTCTACCTCTACAA GCAGAGTACGGTGTCCGTGGTTACCAGCTTCCAATACACTGACATGACGAAATTCAACAGACCGCCCTTCGCCGTCAAGTTTGCCTCCATAACGacag CTGTGGAATATGTTCTGATCCCTCAACACACACGTCCGAAATCCGCTGTAGCGGAAGTGGATGCCCTCTATGACGTGGCGAAGGATGTCTTAACTCTCATGGGAACCAAT AACGTCATGCTGCTTGGTGACTTCAACGCCGGAAGCTGTTATATACCAAAGGCGAAGTGGCCGTTAATCCGCCTCTTCACCGACAAGAGCTACCACTGGCTGATCGCCAACAGTGTTGACACTACAGTGTCACGGTCTGGAAACGCTTACGACAG GATTGTCGTCACCACTACCCTGAACAGCAGAGTGGTGACGGGCAGCGCTGACGTCTTTAACTTCCAGGCTCAATATGGCCTTACCCTGGCTCAG ACGAAGGCCGTCAGTGACCATTTCCCTGTGGAGGTGCAGCTATCATGA
- the nat15 gene encoding N-alpha-acetyltransferase 60: MSDVVPPSALSEVQLRFLCHDDIENVKLLCGDWFPIEYPDSWYQDITSNKKFFSLAATFRGGIVGMIVAEIKGRTKVHKEDGDILASSFPVETQVAYILSLGVVKDFRKHGIGSLLLDSLKEHISTTAQDHCKAIYLHVLTTNTTAIHFYENRDFRQHHYLPYYYSIRGVLKDGFTYVLYINGGHPPWTIFDYIQHIGSTLASLSPCSLPQRLYRQAQSLLRSLLPWSNIASKTGIQYSRTM; the protein is encoded by the exons ATGAGTGACGTGGTGCCTCCCTCAGCTCTCAGTGAAGTCCAGCTACGCTTCCTCTGCCACGATGACATAGAGAATGTCAAGCTGCTCTGTGGGGACTGGTTCCCAATCGA GTACCCAGACTCATGGTATCAGGACATCACCTCCAACAAGAAGTTCTTCTCCCTCGCTGCCACCTTCAGGGGAGGCATCGTGGGAATGATAGTGGCTGAGATCAAAGGCCGGACCAAAGTGCACAAAGAG gatgGAGATATCCTGGCCTCCAGCTTCCCGGTGGAAACACAGGTAGCCTACATCCTCAGCCTGGGAGTGGTCAAAGACTTCAGGAAACATGGCATag GCTCCCTGCTGCTGGACAGTTTGAAGGAGCACATCTCCACCACAGCGCAGGACCACTGTAAGGCCATCTACCTGCACGTCCTCACCACCAACACCACTGCCATCCACTTCTACGAGAACAGGGACTTCAGGCAGCACCACTACCTGCCGTACTACTACTCCATCCGGGGCGTGCTCAAAGATGGGTTCACGTACGTGCTCTACATCAACGGGGGGCACCCCCCCTGGACCATATT TGACTACATCCAGCACATCGGCTCCACCCTGGCCAGCCTGAGCCCCTGCTCCCTCCCCCAGAGGCTGTACCGGCAGGCCCAGTCGCTGCTGCGCTCGCTGCTGCCCTGGTCCAACATCGCCTCCAAGACCGGCATACAGTACAGCAGAACCATGTGA